In Marinicauda algicola, one DNA window encodes the following:
- the trpS gene encoding tryptophan--tRNA ligase, which yields MSDAPQTYSGPARVLSGMQPTGGLHLGNYLGALKNWVALQDRFEECFYCIVDMHAMTVAHDPAALPDNVRRVAAAYLAAGVDPDRSAVFAQSAVPAHAELAWIFQCVARLGWLERMTQFKDKAGKDAERASVGLFTYPVLQAADILVYKATHVPVGEDQKQHLELSRDIAARFNRDFGRGEAVFPLPEPHIQAAGARIMSLKDGTAKMSKSDPSDNSRINLDDDADTIARKIRKAKTDPEPLPEALAELDARPEARNLVGIYAALTGRSMEDILHEYGGQGFGVFKPKLADVAVEFLAPISEEYARLKSDPAELDRILKAGAEKANAAAAPVIAEARDLVGYWKA from the coding sequence ATGAGCGACGCGCCCCAGACCTATTCCGGCCCGGCCCGGGTCCTGTCCGGCATGCAGCCCACGGGCGGGCTGCATCTCGGCAACTATCTTGGAGCGTTGAAGAACTGGGTGGCGCTGCAGGACCGCTTCGAGGAGTGCTTCTACTGCATCGTGGACATGCACGCGATGACGGTGGCCCACGATCCGGCGGCCCTGCCGGACAATGTTCGCCGGGTGGCGGCGGCCTATCTCGCCGCCGGCGTCGATCCGGACCGCTCGGCCGTGTTCGCCCAGTCGGCCGTGCCCGCCCATGCCGAGCTCGCCTGGATCTTCCAGTGCGTGGCGCGCCTGGGCTGGCTCGAACGGATGACGCAGTTCAAGGACAAGGCGGGTAAGGACGCCGAGCGCGCCAGCGTCGGCCTGTTCACCTATCCCGTGCTGCAGGCCGCCGACATCCTCGTCTACAAGGCCACTCACGTGCCCGTGGGAGAGGACCAGAAGCAGCACCTCGAACTCTCGCGCGACATCGCGGCGCGCTTCAACCGCGATTTCGGCCGCGGCGAGGCCGTCTTCCCTCTGCCGGAGCCCCATATCCAGGCCGCCGGGGCGCGCATCATGAGCCTGAAGGACGGCACGGCGAAGATGAGCAAGTCCGACCCGAGCGACAACAGCCGCATCAATCTCGACGACGACGCCGACACGATCGCGCGCAAGATCAGGAAGGCCAAGACCGATCCCGAGCCGCTGCCGGAAGCCCTCGCCGAACTCGACGCCCGGCCCGAGGCGAGGAACCTCGTCGGCATCTACGCCGCGCTCACGGGCCGGTCGATGGAGGACATCCTTCACGAATACGGCGGGCAGGGCTTCGGGGTGTTCAAACCGAAGCTCGCCGATGTGGCGGTCGAATTCCTCGCCCCGATCAGCGAGGAATATGCCCGGCTCAAATCCGATCCGGCCGAACTCGACCGGATCCTGAAGGCGGGCGCGGAGAAGGCCAATGCCGCCGCCGCCCCGGTCATCGCCGAGGCGCGCGATCTGGTGGGATACTGGAAGGCTTGA
- the murJ gene encoding murein biosynthesis integral membrane protein MurJ, whose amino-acid sequence MRLLRSSAVVGGFTLLSRFFGVARDMLFAARLGAGPVTDAFLTALQFPNLFRRIFAEGAFNSAFIPLYARRLEGEGEEAASRFASEILSVLTTLVLGLVVISQIAMPWLMFLLGPGFVGDPDLFAFAVVMTQITMPYLLCMSVAAMLSGVLNSHERFAVAAAAPILLNIVLISLLVLAPGDRRDLALALSAGVTVSGVLQVAWLWDAVRRAGVRIGLRRPRLTPGVRRLVALGIPGALAAGVTHINQLVSGSISTLQEGARSWIYYAERLYQLPLGVIGIAMGVALLPALSKRLRAGAEADAMAGQNRAIEISMALTLPAAAALLVIPGTIVGGLFERGAFSASDTAATSLALMLYAAGLPAFVLIKVFSPGFFAREDTVTPMKFAAASMALNLALGVALFFGPMKFAGLALATTLAGWLNALLLAATLVRRGQFVADARLRERLPRILGACVAMALAVFAASRWGEAPARTLLEPAVPAMLVMPAFMLLVVAFGAAVYAGSAMAFGALRPSELRSALQRPAGAALPASDSEA is encoded by the coding sequence ATGCGATTGCTGCGCTCCTCCGCGGTCGTCGGCGGCTTCACGCTTCTCAGCCGCTTCTTCGGGGTGGCGCGCGACATGCTGTTCGCCGCCCGGCTCGGCGCCGGCCCGGTCACCGACGCCTTCCTGACCGCGCTGCAGTTTCCCAATCTCTTCCGGCGCATCTTCGCGGAAGGCGCATTCAACTCCGCCTTCATCCCGCTCTATGCCCGCCGGCTGGAGGGCGAGGGCGAGGAAGCGGCCTCCCGCTTCGCAAGCGAGATCCTCTCGGTGCTGACCACCCTCGTGCTCGGTCTGGTGGTGATCTCCCAGATCGCCATGCCCTGGCTGATGTTCCTGCTCGGGCCGGGCTTCGTCGGCGATCCCGACCTCTTCGCCTTCGCGGTGGTCATGACCCAGATCACCATGCCCTACCTGTTGTGCATGTCGGTCGCGGCGATGCTGTCGGGCGTGCTCAACTCCCACGAGCGCTTCGCGGTGGCCGCCGCCGCGCCCATCCTGCTCAACATCGTCCTGATCTCCCTGCTCGTCCTCGCGCCCGGCGACCGGCGCGATCTCGCGCTCGCGCTGAGCGCCGGCGTGACGGTATCCGGCGTCCTGCAGGTCGCCTGGCTGTGGGACGCGGTGCGTCGGGCCGGGGTGAGGATCGGGCTTCGCCGCCCCCGCCTGACGCCGGGCGTGAGGCGGCTCGTCGCGCTCGGCATACCGGGCGCGCTGGCAGCCGGCGTGACCCACATCAACCAGCTCGTCTCAGGCTCGATCTCCACGCTGCAGGAGGGCGCGCGCTCCTGGATCTACTATGCCGAGCGGCTCTACCAGCTTCCCCTCGGCGTGATCGGCATCGCCATGGGCGTCGCCCTGCTGCCGGCGCTCTCCAAGCGCCTGCGCGCCGGCGCCGAGGCCGACGCCATGGCCGGCCAGAACCGGGCGATAGAGATCTCCATGGCGCTGACCCTTCCGGCAGCCGCCGCGCTGCTCGTCATTCCCGGCACGATCGTGGGGGGCCTGTTCGAGCGGGGCGCGTTCTCGGCCTCCGACACCGCGGCGACCTCGCTGGCGCTGATGCTCTATGCGGCGGGCCTTCCGGCCTTCGTCCTGATCAAGGTGTTCTCGCCGGGCTTCTTCGCGCGCGAGGACACGGTGACGCCGATGAAGTTCGCGGCCGCCTCCATGGCGCTCAACCTCGCGCTCGGCGTCGCGCTGTTCTTCGGGCCGATGAAGTTCGCCGGCCTTGCGCTCGCCACCACGCTCGCCGGCTGGCTCAACGCCCTGCTGCTCGCCGCCACGCTGGTGCGCCGCGGCCAGTTCGTGGCCGATGCCCGGCTGCGCGAACGCCTGCCGCGCATCCTCGGCGCCTGCGTCGCCATGGCGCTCGCGGTCTTCGCGGCCTCGCGCTGGGGCGAGGCGCCTGCCCGCACCCTGCTCGAGCCCGCGGTTCCGGCGATGCTCGTCATGCCCGCCTTCATGCTGCTGGTCGTCGCCTTCGGCGCAGCGGTCTACGCCGGCTCGGCGATGGCGTTCGGGGCGCTGCGCCCGTCCGAGCTGCGCAGCGCGCTGCAGCGCCCTGCCGGAGCGGCCCTGCCGGCCTCCGACAGCGAGGCTTGA
- a CDS encoding [protein-PII] uridylyltransferase, with the protein MRPSALPASLDGLRLRAELAAATRSGWTTSSGRQAGLAKLKKFIERGREHAAGCLEGKTGGLEAARVLSGVMNAVLRALFDSVATEILSDGQACSGLALCATGGFGAGELAPQSDIDVLFLVGESPPEGHEQIIERTLYALWDSGLPVGGGAVRTVEEAIALAKENVSERTALLDIRLLAGDERLLSRLKQRFDDEVRGEDAAGFVLAKLAERDARVDRQGDSRYAVEPNVKDGKGALRDLQTLRWLAQVLYGNDALERWVANGLLSVQDVERYLNAEDFFWAVRFHLHALTGRKDDRLTFDVQPEVAARMGYEDGEEVLAVEVFMRDYFKAAINVGSLTRLVCAKLEADELKDPPAGIGRFMPAHGVQKADAALTEAGFVIRSGRLDFADPAKIESDPVLMLRLFEFASARHLDLHPDAVSAVTHSLRLVDDALRADERAARAFFAVLLESDDPRITLRAMTEAGLLGAFIPEFGDIVARTQFNMYHRYTVDEHTLNAVGLLREIEQGKHPNDHPLSTRILTEISHRRALHLAVLLHDTGKGAGDQCIEGAKRARTACERLGLDESECELVAWLVRHHLDMNDVAQRRDLSDPRTVLDFANLVGSPERLRLLTVLTVVDIRAVGPGVWNGWKAQLLRDLYSATQAVLREDRHPEEEEARDRLARRAERAREAFRDRLSRFDPEFAGRWTGELDDPYWLAFAESDRLRHAAFVRAAEARGEEVSCGVRIDKRRSAAEVLVLAPDRDGLFADIVGALALSGANVVGAQVTTTFGGTAFDVFYVQEPGGKPFGWSNRAALDRLRHAVERAARHGLDATDTIPERTIRRREAAFAVTPYVHLDTGAADNALVIEASGRDRPGLLHDLARALADLGLSLQAARIDGYGERAVDSFYVTEKGKKLIETGKLEAIRERLMAILAESEDALAGRHAEAGLSRAQASAGR; encoded by the coding sequence ATGAGACCTTCCGCCCTGCCCGCCTCTCTCGACGGCCTGCGCCTGCGGGCCGAACTCGCCGCGGCGACGCGCTCGGGCTGGACCACCTCGTCGGGGCGCCAGGCCGGCCTTGCCAAGCTGAAGAAATTCATCGAGCGCGGGCGCGAGCACGCGGCCGGGTGCCTGGAGGGCAAGACCGGCGGGCTGGAGGCGGCGCGGGTGCTGTCCGGGGTGATGAACGCGGTGCTGCGCGCCCTGTTCGATTCGGTGGCGACCGAGATCCTGTCCGACGGTCAGGCCTGTTCCGGGCTTGCCCTGTGCGCCACCGGCGGGTTCGGGGCGGGCGAACTCGCGCCGCAATCGGATATCGACGTGCTCTTCCTGGTCGGCGAGAGCCCGCCGGAGGGCCACGAGCAGATCATCGAGCGCACGCTCTACGCGCTGTGGGATTCCGGCCTGCCCGTGGGCGGCGGCGCGGTGCGCACGGTGGAGGAGGCGATCGCGCTCGCCAAGGAGAATGTCTCCGAGCGCACCGCCCTGCTCGACATCCGCCTGCTCGCCGGCGACGAGCGCCTGCTCTCGCGCCTGAAGCAGCGCTTCGACGACGAGGTGCGCGGCGAGGACGCGGCCGGCTTCGTGCTCGCCAAGCTCGCCGAGCGCGATGCCCGCGTCGACCGCCAGGGCGACAGCCGCTACGCGGTCGAGCCCAATGTCAAGGACGGCAAGGGGGCGCTGAGAGACCTGCAGACCCTGCGCTGGCTCGCCCAGGTGCTCTACGGCAACGACGCGCTGGAGCGCTGGGTGGCCAACGGCCTCCTGTCGGTCCAGGACGTCGAGCGGTACCTGAACGCGGAGGACTTCTTCTGGGCGGTGCGCTTCCACCTGCACGCGCTCACAGGCCGGAAGGACGACCGGCTGACCTTCGACGTCCAGCCCGAGGTCGCCGCCCGCATGGGCTACGAGGACGGCGAGGAGGTCCTCGCGGTCGAGGTCTTCATGCGCGACTATTTCAAGGCCGCGATCAATGTCGGTTCGCTCACCCGCCTGGTCTGCGCCAAGCTGGAAGCGGACGAGCTGAAGGATCCGCCCGCCGGGATCGGCCGCTTCATGCCCGCCCATGGCGTGCAGAAGGCCGACGCGGCACTGACCGAGGCCGGATTCGTGATCCGCTCCGGCCGGCTCGATTTCGCGGACCCCGCGAAGATCGAGAGCGATCCCGTCCTGATGCTGCGCCTGTTCGAGTTCGCCTCGGCGCGCCATCTCGACCTGCATCCCGACGCGGTGTCGGCCGTGACGCACTCGCTGCGCCTCGTCGACGACGCCCTGCGCGCCGACGAGCGCGCGGCGCGGGCCTTCTTCGCGGTGCTGCTGGAGAGCGACGATCCTCGCATCACGCTGCGCGCGATGACCGAGGCGGGCCTGCTCGGCGCGTTCATTCCCGAGTTCGGCGACATCGTCGCGCGTACCCAGTTCAACATGTATCACCGCTACACGGTGGACGAGCACACGCTCAATGCCGTCGGGCTGCTGCGCGAGATCGAGCAGGGCAAGCACCCGAACGATCACCCGCTCTCCACGCGCATCCTGACCGAGATAAGCCATCGCCGGGCGCTGCATCTCGCCGTGCTTCTGCACGATACCGGCAAGGGCGCGGGCGATCAGTGCATCGAGGGCGCCAAGCGGGCGCGCACCGCCTGCGAGCGGCTGGGCCTGGACGAGTCCGAGTGCGAGCTCGTCGCCTGGCTCGTGCGCCATCATCTGGACATGAACGACGTCGCCCAGCGCCGCGATCTCTCCGATCCCCGGACCGTCCTCGACTTCGCCAATCTGGTCGGCAGCCCGGAACGCCTGCGCCTGCTGACCGTGCTCACCGTCGTCGACATTCGCGCCGTGGGCCCGGGCGTGTGGAACGGCTGGAAGGCCCAGCTCCTGCGCGATCTCTATTCGGCGACCCAGGCGGTGCTGCGCGAGGACCGCCACCCGGAGGAGGAGGAGGCGCGCGACCGCCTCGCCCGCCGCGCCGAGCGCGCCCGCGAGGCCTTCCGCGACCGGCTCTCCCGCTTCGATCCGGAATTCGCGGGCCGATGGACCGGTGAGCTCGACGATCCCTACTGGCTCGCCTTCGCCGAGAGCGACCGGCTGCGCCATGCCGCCTTCGTGCGTGCCGCCGAGGCGCGCGGCGAGGAGGTGTCCTGCGGGGTCAGGATCGACAAGCGCCGCTCGGCCGCCGAGGTGCTCGTGCTCGCCCCGGACCGGGACGGGCTGTTCGCCGACATCGTCGGCGCTCTGGCCCTGTCCGGGGCGAACGTGGTCGGCGCGCAGGTCACGACCACGTTCGGCGGCACCGCCTTCGACGTGTTCTACGTGCAGGAGCCCGGCGGCAAGCCCTTCGGCTGGTCGAACCGCGCCGCGCTCGACCGTCTGCGCCACGCCGTGGAGCGGGCGGCCCGCCACGGGCTCGACGCGACCGATACCATTCCCGAGCGTACCATACGCCGGCGCGAGGCGGCCTTCGCGGTCACCCCTTACGTCCATCTGGACACCGGCGCGGCCGACAACGCGCTCGTCATCGAGGCCTCGGGGCGCGACCGGCCGGGCCTCCTGCACGATCTCGCCCGCGCGCTCGCCGATCTCGGCCTGTCGCTGCAGGCGGCGCGGATCGACGGCTATGGCGAGCGGGCAGTGGACAGTTTCTACGTCACCGAGAAGGGAAAGAAGCTCATCGAGACCGGAAAGCTCGAGGCGATCCGCGAGCGGCTGATGGCGATCCTCGCCGAGTCCGAGGACGCGCTGGCGGGCCGGCACGCCGAGGCCGGGCTTTCGCGCGCCCAGGCGAGCGCGGGGCGCTAG
- the mutS gene encoding DNA mismatch repair protein MutS, translating into MMERAFPTSDGATPMMAQFLELRGQAPLDALLFYRMGDFYELFFDDAVRAAEALDIALTKRGEHQGEPIPMCGVPVHNAQAYLSRLIKAGFKVAVGEQMEDPAEAKKRGAKSVVKRAITRIVTPGTLTEDDLLDARSANRIAALARLATGEAALAWADVSEGVFQSSAVPEGALEAELAALNPAELLVADEDARLASALCPASTVTPRVRAKFDAASGERRLKQRFEVASLDSFGDFTRAEIAALGCLLDYLELTQAGAPAKLSAPRSMAAGAAMAIDPAARVSLEIDRTMAGSRKGSLIDAIDRTVTAPGARLLAERLARPSTDLDAIGARHDAVAFFLETRELREQVRARLKSAGDPARALSRLCLNRGGPRDLLQLARALREGERLNADFARSPRSRPPVLVASQLEAVSLAARPGLAALVQDVERALVDEPPLLTRDGGFVRPGWAPGLDELRKLKDESRRVVAGLQKTYADQSGVASLKVKHNNVLGYFIEVSAKNADALMGVEPFIHRQTMANAVRFSTPELGELEAKIASAGERAIALELEIFEELRARVEALSDSVRAAAQGLAELDLASAAAQWAEEAGACRPRVDDSGAFEIEAGRHPVVEAALRRQAERFTPNACRLDASGEAAARLLLVTGPNMAGKSTFLRQNALIAILAQAGLFVPAASARIGLVDRLFSRVGAADDLARGRSTFMAEMIETAAILNQAGPRALVILDEIGRGTSTYDGLSIAWAAVEHLHAVNRCRALFATHYHELTRLADELEACGNVSLKAREWKGELVFLHEVQPGPADRSYGVEVARRAGLPAAAVKRAKEILKRLESDDTPAAALSDLPLFSAVQAEPESRPSAVEERLKAIDPDGLSPREAHELLYVLKGLVAKDG; encoded by the coding sequence ATGATGGAGCGCGCCTTCCCGACGAGCGACGGGGCGACGCCGATGATGGCGCAGTTCCTCGAGCTGCGCGGGCAGGCCCCGCTCGATGCGCTGCTATTCTACCGCATGGGCGATTTCTACGAGCTGTTCTTCGACGACGCGGTGCGCGCGGCAGAGGCGCTCGACATCGCCCTCACGAAGCGCGGCGAGCACCAGGGCGAGCCGATACCGATGTGCGGCGTGCCGGTGCACAATGCGCAGGCCTATCTCTCCCGCCTGATCAAGGCCGGCTTCAAGGTCGCCGTCGGCGAGCAGATGGAGGATCCGGCCGAGGCGAAGAAGCGCGGCGCGAAGTCCGTCGTGAAGCGCGCCATCACGCGCATCGTCACCCCCGGCACGCTGACCGAGGACGATCTGCTGGACGCAAGGAGCGCCAACCGGATCGCCGCGCTCGCGCGCCTCGCCACCGGCGAGGCGGCGCTCGCCTGGGCGGACGTGTCCGAAGGCGTGTTCCAGTCGTCCGCGGTCCCGGAAGGGGCGCTCGAGGCCGAGCTCGCTGCGCTCAATCCGGCCGAGCTGCTCGTCGCCGACGAGGACGCCAGACTCGCAAGCGCGCTTTGCCCGGCCTCGACGGTCACGCCGCGCGTACGCGCCAAGTTCGATGCGGCCTCCGGCGAGCGGCGCCTGAAACAGCGCTTCGAGGTGGCCTCGCTCGACAGCTTCGGGGATTTCACCAGGGCCGAGATCGCCGCGCTCGGCTGCCTGCTCGACTATCTCGAGCTGACCCAGGCCGGCGCCCCGGCGAAGCTCTCCGCCCCGCGCTCGATGGCGGCCGGCGCGGCGATGGCGATCGATCCGGCGGCGCGGGTGAGCCTGGAGATTGATCGCACCATGGCGGGTAGCCGCAAGGGCTCGCTGATCGATGCGATCGACCGCACGGTGACGGCGCCGGGCGCGCGCCTGCTCGCCGAGCGCCTCGCCCGGCCCTCGACCGATCTCGACGCCATCGGCGCGCGCCACGACGCGGTGGCCTTCTTCCTCGAGACGCGCGAGCTGCGCGAACAGGTGCGCGCGCGTCTGAAAAGCGCCGGCGACCCGGCGCGCGCCCTGTCGCGGCTGTGCCTCAACCGGGGCGGGCCGCGCGACCTGCTGCAGCTCGCCCGGGCCCTGCGCGAGGGCGAGCGGCTCAATGCCGATTTCGCGAGATCGCCCCGGTCGCGGCCGCCGGTCCTCGTCGCGTCACAGCTCGAAGCGGTCTCGCTAGCCGCCCGGCCCGGACTCGCGGCGCTGGTGCAGGATGTCGAGCGCGCCCTGGTGGACGAGCCGCCGCTCCTGACCCGCGATGGCGGCTTCGTGCGGCCCGGCTGGGCGCCGGGCCTCGACGAGCTGCGAAAGCTGAAGGACGAGTCCCGGCGCGTGGTGGCGGGCCTTCAGAAGACCTATGCCGATCAGAGCGGCGTGGCCTCGCTGAAGGTCAAGCACAACAATGTGCTGGGCTATTTCATCGAGGTCAGCGCGAAGAATGCCGACGCGCTGATGGGCGTCGAGCCCTTCATCCATCGCCAGACCATGGCCAATGCCGTGCGTTTCTCCACGCCCGAACTCGGCGAGCTGGAGGCGAAGATCGCCTCCGCGGGCGAGCGTGCGATCGCGCTGGAACTCGAGATCTTCGAGGAATTGCGCGCGCGCGTGGAGGCGCTGAGCGACAGCGTACGCGCCGCCGCTCAAGGCCTCGCCGAGCTCGACCTCGCCAGTGCCGCGGCGCAATGGGCCGAGGAGGCGGGCGCCTGCCGGCCCCGCGTCGACGACAGCGGCGCGTTCGAGATCGAGGCCGGACGCCATCCGGTGGTGGAGGCGGCCCTGCGCCGCCAGGCCGAGCGCTTCACGCCCAATGCCTGCCGTCTGGATGCATCCGGCGAGGCGGCCGCGCGCCTGCTTCTCGTCACCGGGCCCAACATGGCCGGCAAGTCGACCTTCCTCAGGCAGAACGCTCTGATCGCGATCCTGGCCCAGGCCGGGCTGTTCGTGCCGGCGGCGTCCGCCCGCATCGGCCTCGTCGACCGGCTCTTCTCCCGGGTCGGGGCGGCCGACGACCTGGCCAGAGGGCGTTCGACCTTCATGGCGGAAATGATCGAGACCGCCGCGATCCTCAACCAAGCCGGACCCCGTGCGCTGGTGATCCTCGACGAGATCGGGCGCGGCACCTCGACCTATGACGGCCTCTCCATCGCCTGGGCGGCGGTGGAGCACCTGCACGCCGTCAATCGCTGCCGCGCGCTGTTCGCGACGCATTATCACGAGCTGACGCGGCTCGCCGACGAGCTCGAGGCCTGCGGCAACGTCTCGCTGAAAGCCAGGGAATGGAAGGGCGAGCTGGTCTTCCTGCACGAGGTGCAGCCCGGCCCCGCCGACCGTTCCTATGGGGTGGAGGTCGCCCGCCGAGCCGGGCTCCCTGCCGCGGCGGTCAAGCGCGCGAAGGAGATCCTGAAACGCCTGGAAAGCGACGACACGCCCGCGGCCGCCCTCTCCGACCTGCCGCTCTTCTCCGCCGTGCAGGCCGAGCCGGAATCCAGGCCCAGCGCGGTCGAGGAACGCCTGAAGGCGATCGACCCGGACGGGCTCAGCCCGCGCGAGGCGCACGAGCTGCTCTACGTCCTCAAGGGGCTCGTTGCGAAGGACGGCTGA
- a CDS encoding NADP-dependent malic enzyme, whose amino-acid sequence MSERKSRIDDDEALAFHRYPTPGKIALRATKPMATQRDLSLAYSPGVAAPVRAIAENPDSVYDYTSKGNFVAVISNGTAILGLGDLGAQASKPVMEGKAVLFKRFADVDAIDIEVEEDDPDAFVECVRRFGRTFGGINLEDIKGPDCFIIEQRLRELLDIPVFHDDQHGTAIISAAGIINACELTGRDIADLTVVVNGAGAAGIAVLELIKAMGVKHDNAILCDSKGVIYKGRTQGMNQWKSAHAADTKARTLAEALDGADCFIGLSVKGAVDKAMVKSMAADPIIFAMANPDPEITPEEVREARSDAIMATGRSDYPNQVNNVLGFPYIFRGALDVRARTINEEMKIAAANALAALAREDVPDEVAAAYHGARPTFGRDYIIPAPFDPRLISHVPPFVAQAAMDSGVARKPIADMAAYKAALARRLDPTAAILQSIQDQVRSGPRKTIVFAEGEEPSVIRAAFAFQNQELGEAILIGREETTRANMRLVGVPEDAIRIVNARLSDRNADYGDWLHARLQRQGYLKRDVQRLVNNDRNVFAACMVARGQAHGMVTGVTRNYAQALGDVQLALDPAPGERVMGMSLVLSRGRTLFIADTNVTEFPPAEALADMACQAAAAARRFGVEPRVALLSYSTFGNPAGDRAEKIQEAVRLLDARQPDFEYEGEMNADVALDPDHRRIYPFSRLSGPANVLIMPAIHAASISTKLMRAAGGATVLGPMLLGLSRPVQIARLGAGVSDIMTLAALAAHDLSAEAEANGEKA is encoded by the coding sequence ATGAGCGAGCGCAAATCGAGGATCGACGACGACGAGGCCCTCGCCTTCCACCGTTATCCCACGCCGGGCAAGATCGCGCTTCGTGCGACCAAGCCGATGGCGACCCAGCGCGATCTCTCGCTCGCCTATTCGCCGGGCGTCGCCGCGCCGGTGCGCGCCATCGCGGAGAACCCCGACAGCGTCTACGACTACACGAGCAAGGGCAATTTCGTCGCCGTGATCTCCAACGGCACGGCCATTCTCGGGCTCGGCGATCTCGGCGCCCAGGCCTCCAAGCCGGTGATGGAAGGCAAGGCGGTGCTGTTCAAGCGCTTCGCCGATGTCGACGCCATCGACATCGAGGTGGAGGAGGACGATCCCGATGCCTTCGTGGAATGCGTTCGCCGCTTCGGGCGCACGTTCGGCGGGATCAATCTGGAAGACATCAAGGGCCCGGACTGCTTCATCATCGAGCAGCGCCTGCGCGAGCTTCTCGACATTCCCGTCTTCCACGACGACCAGCACGGCACGGCGATCATCAGCGCAGCCGGCATCATCAATGCCTGCGAGCTGACCGGGCGCGACATCGCCGATCTAACCGTCGTGGTGAACGGGGCCGGGGCGGCCGGGATCGCCGTGCTCGAACTCATCAAGGCGATGGGCGTCAAGCACGACAACGCGATCCTGTGCGACTCCAAGGGCGTGATCTACAAGGGCCGCACGCAAGGCATGAACCAGTGGAAGTCGGCCCACGCCGCCGACACCAAGGCGCGCACGCTCGCCGAGGCACTCGACGGGGCAGACTGCTTCATCGGGCTTTCGGTGAAGGGCGCGGTCGACAAGGCGATGGTGAAGTCCATGGCTGCCGATCCGATCATCTTCGCGATGGCCAATCCCGATCCGGAGATCACGCCGGAAGAGGTGCGCGAGGCGCGCTCCGACGCGATCATGGCCACCGGCCGGTCGGATTATCCCAACCAGGTCAACAACGTGCTGGGCTTTCCCTACATCTTCCGGGGAGCGCTCGACGTGCGCGCGCGCACCATCAACGAGGAGATGAAGATCGCCGCGGCCAACGCGCTCGCGGCGCTCGCGCGCGAGGACGTGCCCGACGAGGTCGCCGCCGCCTATCACGGCGCGCGGCCGACCTTCGGGCGCGACTACATCATCCCCGCCCCGTTCGATCCGCGCCTGATCAGCCATGTCCCGCCCTTCGTCGCGCAGGCGGCGATGGATTCGGGCGTGGCGAGGAAGCCGATTGCCGACATGGCCGCCTACAAGGCCGCGCTGGCGCGCCGGCTCGATCCGACCGCGGCGATCCTGCAGTCGATCCAGGATCAGGTCCGCTCGGGACCGAGGAAGACCATCGTGTTCGCCGAAGGCGAGGAGCCGAGCGTCATCCGCGCCGCCTTCGCCTTCCAGAACCAGGAGCTGGGCGAGGCGATCCTGATCGGGCGCGAGGAGACGACGCGGGCGAACATGCGCCTCGTGGGCGTGCCGGAGGACGCGATCCGCATCGTCAATGCGCGCCTGTCCGACCGCAATGCGGACTATGGCGACTGGCTGCACGCGCGGCTGCAGCGCCAGGGCTATCTGAAGCGCGACGTGCAGCGCCTGGTGAACAACGACCGCAACGTGTTCGCCGCCTGCATGGTCGCGCGCGGCCAGGCGCACGGCATGGTCACCGGCGTGACGCGCAACTATGCGCAGGCGCTCGGCGACGTGCAGCTGGCGCTCGATCCCGCGCCGGGCGAGCGGGTGATGGGGATGAGCCTGGTGCTGAGCCGGGGCCGCACCCTGTTCATCGCCGACACGAACGTCACCGAGTTCCCGCCCGCAGAGGCGCTCGCCGACATGGCCTGCCAGGCCGCCGCGGCGGCGCGCCGCTTCGGGGTGGAGCCGCGCGTGGCGCTGCTGTCCTATTCCACCTTCGGCAATCCGGCCGGCGACCGGGCGGAGAAGATCCAGGAGGCCGTGCGCCTGCTCGACGCCCGCCAGCCCGATTTCGAGTACGAGGGCGAGATGAACGCCGACGTCGCGCTCGATCCCGACCACCGGCGCATCTATCCCTTCTCGCGCCTGTCCGGGCCTGCCAACGTGCTGATCATGCCGGCGATCCACGCCGCCTCGATTTCCACCAAGCTGATGCGCGCGGCCGGCGGGGCGACCGTGCTCGGCCCGATGCTGCTGGGGCTCTCGCGCCCGGTGCAGATCGCCCGGCTCGGCGCGGGCGTCTCCGACATCATGACGCTGGCCGCGCTGGCCGCCCACGATCTGTCGGCGGAGGCGGAAGCAAACGGCGAGAAAGCCTAG